A region from the Paraurantiacibacter namhicola genome encodes:
- a CDS encoding NUDIX domain-containing protein has protein sequence MLSLLPAPLHRLALRAAHAGRKAYWAIFRPHIQGVCVIATNDAGAVLFARHSYGSGNFLLPTGGMKRGEDALETARREMREELGCELLDARVLVTHRNSLHGAKHTQHLVAARLDATPQPDGREVLEARFFAPDALPDPVTPRTRRQLELWAASKAG, from the coding sequence ATGCTGAGCCTGCTTCCCGCGCCGCTCCACCGGCTGGCGCTGCGCGCTGCGCATGCGGGCCGCAAGGCATATTGGGCGATATTTCGCCCACATATCCAGGGCGTGTGCGTGATTGCCACGAATGATGCGGGCGCGGTCCTGTTTGCCCGGCATTCCTATGGCAGCGGAAACTTTCTGCTGCCCACCGGCGGCATGAAGCGGGGCGAGGATGCGCTGGAGACCGCGCGCCGCGAGATGCGCGAGGAACTGGGCTGCGAATTGCTGGATGCCCGGGTGCTGGTGACGCATCGCAACAGCCTGCACGGAGCGAAGCACACGCAGCACCTGGTTGCAGCGCGGCTCGACGCCACGCCGCAGCCGGACGGACGGGAGGTGCTGGAGGCGCGCTTCTTCGCGCCGGATGCCCTGCCGGACCCGGTCACCCCGCGCACCCGTCGCCAGCTTGAATTATGGGCTGCGTCTAAAGCAGGTTGA
- the dinB gene encoding DNA polymerase IV: MADDVADDEMEDGAEAAGLRKIIHVDMDAFFASVEQRDNPELRGKPVAVGGSSGRGVVAAASYEARKFGVRSAMPSVTAKRKCPDLIFVKSRFDAYREASQQIRAIFNHFTPLVEPLSLDEAYLDVTEDIHGLGSATLIAQEIRRRIREETQLTASAGVSYNKFLAKLASDQNKPDGICVIRPGQGAAFVQSLPIRRFHGVGPKAEEKMKRLGIETGADLAAKDRDWLRANFGSFSDYLYRAARGIDLRPVRSNRTRKSVGGERTFHEDQSAPEELHETMDRIVDIVWERIERNKARGRTVTMKLKYNDFTINTRAKSLDRVVADKAEFARIGHELLEAELPLPRPIRLMGLTLGSLEGVTKKTRREREADKAQLNLL; this comes from the coding sequence ATGGCCGACGATGTCGCAGACGATGAAATGGAAGATGGTGCCGAGGCCGCCGGCCTGCGCAAGATCATTCATGTCGACATGGACGCCTTCTTCGCCAGCGTGGAGCAGCGCGACAATCCGGAATTGCGCGGCAAGCCGGTCGCCGTCGGTGGCTCTTCGGGGCGCGGCGTGGTCGCGGCGGCGAGTTACGAGGCGCGCAAGTTCGGCGTGCGCAGCGCCATGCCCAGCGTCACTGCCAAGCGCAAATGCCCCGACCTGATCTTCGTGAAGAGCCGCTTCGACGCTTACCGCGAGGCGAGCCAGCAGATCCGCGCCATCTTCAACCACTTCACGCCGCTGGTGGAACCGCTGAGCCTGGACGAGGCCTATCTCGATGTCACCGAGGACATCCATGGCCTGGGCAGTGCCACGCTGATTGCGCAGGAAATCCGCCGCCGCATCCGCGAGGAGACGCAGCTGACGGCCAGCGCGGGGGTGAGCTACAACAAGTTCCTGGCCAAGTTGGCGAGCGACCAGAACAAGCCCGATGGCATCTGCGTGATCCGCCCCGGCCAGGGCGCGGCCTTCGTCCAGTCCTTGCCCATCCGCCGCTTCCACGGCGTGGGGCCGAAGGCGGAGGAGAAGATGAAGCGGCTGGGCATCGAGACAGGCGCGGACCTGGCGGCCAAGGACCGCGACTGGCTGCGCGCCAATTTCGGCAGCTTTTCCGATTACCTTTACCGCGCGGCCCGCGGCATCGACCTGCGGCCCGTCCGATCGAACCGCACTCGCAAGAGCGTGGGCGGGGAGCGAACCTTCCACGAGGACCAGTCCGCGCCGGAGGAACTGCATGAGACGATGGACCGCATCGTGGACATCGTGTGGGAGCGGATCGAGCGCAACAAGGCGCGCGGGCGGACCGTGACGATGAAGCTGAAATACAACGATTTCACCATCAACACCCGCGCGAAGTCGCTGGACCGGGTGGTGGCAGACAAGGCGGAGTTCGCCCGCATCGGGCATGAATTGCTGGAGGCGGAATTGCCCCTGCCGCGCCCCATCCGCCTGATGGGGCTGACGCTGGGATCGCTGGAAGGCGTGACGAAGAAGACCCGCCGCGAGCGGGAGGCGGACAAGGCTCAGCTCAACCTGCTTTAG
- a CDS encoding multidrug effflux MFS transporter, which produces MQRASNDRIHAADGTARSIRMREFVVLMAALMSLNALAIDAMLPALDEIAETFAMTDPNRRQLIVGIYLLASGVGALIPGSLADRFGRRPVLFGCLTLYAIFSAACALATSYDVLLVMRFMQGFCTAGLMVLPAAIIRDRFEGDAMARLLSLIFLVFMIVPVLAPSLGQLVLQFAPWQAIFGLLTTLSCAVLAWAFIRLPETLDPAERQPIDARTVLHNLPLTLRTRVAVGYVFGGGLTFGAVFGYINSAQQLIGEHFGAGDAFPLIFGLTASTLFFSSFTNSRIVERFGARRVSHTALVLFVGFSIAQTTAAHFAPDNLWLFVPLIAGNLCLLGFTGSNFGSIAMQPFGHVAGAASSVQSFIRMTLGAGVGIAIGQFYDGSAMPLALALLLCSLAALLLVLFSERGKLFRRPGEARRYLAVHDVMKG; this is translated from the coding sequence ATGCAGCGCGCTTCCAACGATCGTATCCACGCCGCGGACGGCACGGCGCGCAGCATCCGCATGCGCGAATTCGTGGTGCTGATGGCTGCGTTGATGAGCCTGAATGCCCTGGCAATCGACGCCATGCTGCCCGCGCTGGACGAGATTGCCGAGACCTTCGCGATGACCGATCCCAACCGGCGGCAGCTGATCGTGGGGATATATTTGTTGGCCAGCGGCGTTGGCGCGCTGATCCCGGGGTCGCTGGCAGATCGCTTCGGGCGACGGCCGGTGCTGTTCGGCTGCCTCACCCTGTATGCGATATTCTCCGCCGCCTGCGCGCTGGCGACGTCTTATGACGTGCTGCTGGTGATGCGCTTCATGCAGGGGTTCTGCACGGCCGGGCTGATGGTCTTGCCCGCCGCGATCATCCGCGACCGGTTCGAAGGGGATGCGATGGCGCGGCTGCTCTCGCTGATCTTCCTGGTCTTCATGATCGTGCCAGTCCTCGCGCCAAGTCTCGGCCAGCTGGTGCTGCAATTCGCGCCCTGGCAGGCGATCTTCGGCCTGCTGACGACGCTGTCCTGTGCGGTGCTGGCATGGGCCTTCATCCGCCTTCCCGAAACGCTCGACCCGGCAGAGCGCCAGCCAATCGACGCGCGCACCGTGCTGCACAATCTGCCGCTGACGCTGCGCACGCGCGTGGCCGTGGGCTATGTCTTCGGGGGCGGGCTGACCTTCGGCGCGGTCTTCGGCTACATCAATTCCGCGCAGCAGCTGATCGGCGAGCATTTCGGCGCGGGCGACGCATTCCCGCTAATCTTCGGACTGACGGCCAGCACGCTGTTCTTCTCCAGCTTCACCAATTCGCGCATCGTCGAACGCTTCGGCGCACGGCGGGTGAGCCACACGGCGCTGGTGCTGTTCGTGGGCTTCTCCATCGCGCAAACAACCGCCGCCCATTTCGCGCCGGATAACCTCTGGCTATTCGTGCCGCTGATAGCGGGGAATTTGTGCCTGCTGGGCTTCACCGGCAGCAATTTCGGAAGCATCGCCATGCAGCCCTTCGGCCATGTGGCGGGCGCGGCGAGCAGCGTGCAGAGCTTCATCCGCATGACGCTGGGCGCGGGCGTGGGCATTGCCATCGGCCAGTTTTACGATGGCAGCGCGATGCCGCTGGCCCTTGCCCTGTTGCTGTGCAGCCTGGCCGCGCTGTTGCTGGTTTTGTTCAGCGAGCGGGGCAAGCTGTTCCGCCGCCCGGGCGAGGCGCGGCGGTACCTTGCCGTGCACGATGTGATGAAGGGCTGA
- a CDS encoding aldo/keto reductase: MTTLPAPTRRMLGTTDIEVSSMAWGMWRSDGSVADLSRLLATALDAGIDLIDTADIYGFDGKSGFGDVENKLGEVLREDASLRQRMVLVTKGGIMPPVPYDQSREYMAGALEASLRRLGTNVIDLYLIHRPDILTHPQELARFLDDAVASGKLRSIGISNFTPAQIEALAHFLDTPLVATQPEISPLRIEPLDNGEMDQAMRLSLTPMAWSPLGGGRLMDPQTERERAVVQALDAVAAEAGVDRAVAAYGWLMAHPAGIVPIVGSQRPERIVEAAQTTQMRWTRQQWYSVFTAARGAPLP; the protein is encoded by the coding sequence ATGACCACCCTCCCCGCGCCCACCCGCCGCATGCTCGGCACGACCGATATCGAGGTCAGCTCCATGGCCTGGGGCATGTGGCGCAGCGATGGCTCGGTGGCGGACCTATCGCGCCTGCTGGCGACCGCGCTCGATGCCGGTATCGACCTTATCGACACGGCGGACATCTACGGCTTCGATGGCAAATCCGGCTTCGGCGATGTCGAGAACAAGCTGGGCGAGGTGCTGCGCGAGGATGCCTCATTGCGCCAGCGCATGGTGCTGGTGACCAAGGGCGGGATCATGCCGCCCGTCCCCTATGACCAGTCGCGCGAATATATGGCCGGCGCGCTCGAGGCCTCGCTGCGGCGGCTCGGCACGAATGTGATCGACCTTTACCTGATCCATCGACCCGACATCCTGACGCACCCGCAGGAGCTGGCGCGCTTCCTCGATGATGCGGTGGCGAGCGGCAAGCTGCGCAGCATCGGGATTTCGAACTTCACACCGGCGCAGATCGAGGCGCTCGCGCATTTCCTCGATACACCGCTCGTCGCAACGCAACCGGAAATCAGTCCGTTGCGGATCGAGCCGCTCGATAATGGCGAGATGGACCAAGCCATGCGCCTCTCCCTCACCCCGATGGCGTGGAGCCCGCTGGGCGGCGGCCGCCTGATGGACCCGCAGACCGAGCGCGAGCGCGCAGTGGTGCAGGCGCTGGACGCCGTCGCCGCGGAGGCGGGCGTGGACCGCGCCGTCGCCGCCTATGGCTGGCTGATGGCGCACCCGGCGGGCATCGTGCCCATAGTCGGTTCGCAGAGGCCGGAGCGGATCGTGGAGGCTGCGCAGACCACGCAGATGCGCTGGACGCGCCAGCAATGGTATAGCGTCTTCACCGCCGCGCGCGGGGCGCCGCTGCCCTGA
- a CDS encoding acetyl/propionyl/methylcrotonyl-CoA carboxylase subunit alpha: MIQSLLIANRGEIACRINRTAREMGIRTVAVYSDADAKALHVRMADEAVHIGPSPAAESYLVGEKIIAAAKDTGAEAIHPGYGFLSENAGFARAVKEAGLVWVGPPPEAIEAMGLKDSAKQLMMDAGVPVTPGYLGEDQSVERLKEEADKIGYPVLIKAVAGGGGKGMRKVEKAANFEADLESCRREAKASFSNDEVLLEKWITSPRHIEVQVFGDSHGNVVHLFERDCSLQRRHQKVIEEAPAPGMDEATREEICAAAVRAAKAVDYEGAGTIEFIADASEGLRADRIFFMEMNTRLQVEHPVTEEITGVDLVEWQLRVASGEPIPLKQEELSINGWAIEARLYAEDPAKGFLPSPGRIDNLYLYDRARIETGVEEGDSVSPFYDPMIAKIVVHGDNREGARHALLSALNNSYVSPLQTNQGFLYECAALDEFAGEALDTGLIERKGEALMPTIQPAQDVIDAAVWRYRIDMADWEACEDFPRSMINALFGFRLNADARNQIVLHTPYGPVTGDASRHKTGVGFRCSMPEDGQIFVTKRGQTYPFFVRGNETAGAASAADGAILAPMPGKVIAVDVAEGDSVTAGQRLMVLEAMKMEHALTAPFDGTVTELSAATGGQVQVDAVLAVVEPAGED; encoded by the coding sequence ATGATACAAAGCCTGCTTATCGCCAATCGCGGCGAGATCGCCTGTCGCATTAACCGCACCGCCCGCGAGATGGGCATTCGCACCGTCGCGGTCTATTCCGATGCGGACGCGAAGGCGCTGCATGTCCGCATGGCGGACGAGGCTGTGCATATCGGCCCCTCGCCCGCCGCCGAAAGCTACCTCGTCGGGGAGAAGATCATCGCCGCGGCCAAGGATACGGGCGCAGAGGCGATCCATCCCGGCTACGGCTTCCTGTCCGAGAATGCCGGCTTCGCGCGCGCGGTGAAGGAAGCGGGGCTGGTCTGGGTCGGCCCGCCGCCCGAGGCGATCGAGGCGATGGGCCTGAAGGATTCCGCCAAGCAGCTGATGATGGATGCGGGCGTGCCCGTGACGCCGGGCTATCTGGGCGAGGACCAGTCGGTGGAGCGCCTGAAGGAAGAGGCCGACAAGATCGGCTACCCGGTCCTGATCAAGGCGGTCGCTGGCGGCGGCGGCAAGGGCATGCGCAAGGTCGAGAAGGCGGCCAACTTCGAAGCCGACCTCGAAAGCTGTCGGCGCGAGGCAAAGGCCAGCTTCTCCAATGACGAAGTTCTGCTGGAAAAATGGATCACGTCGCCCCGCCATATCGAGGTGCAGGTGTTCGGCGACAGCCACGGCAATGTCGTCCACCTGTTCGAACGCGACTGCTCGCTGCAACGCCGCCACCAGAAGGTGATCGAGGAAGCCCCTGCCCCCGGGATGGACGAGGCGACGCGCGAGGAAATCTGCGCCGCCGCCGTGCGCGCCGCCAAGGCGGTCGATTACGAGGGCGCGGGCACGATAGAATTCATCGCCGACGCCAGCGAAGGCCTGCGCGCCGACCGCATCTTCTTCATGGAAATGAACACCCGCCTGCAGGTGGAGCATCCGGTGACCGAGGAGATCACCGGCGTGGACCTGGTGGAATGGCAGCTACGCGTGGCAAGCGGGGAACCGATTCCGCTGAAGCAGGAAGAGCTGAGCATCAATGGCTGGGCTATCGAAGCGCGGCTTTATGCGGAGGATCCGGCGAAAGGGTTTTTGCCATCCCCGGGGAGGATTGATAATCTGTATCTCTACGATCGCGCCCGGATAGAGACCGGAGTGGAAGAGGGTGACTCGGTCAGCCCGTTCTACGACCCGATGATTGCCAAGATCGTCGTCCACGGCGACAACCGCGAAGGCGCGCGCCATGCCCTGCTATCCGCGCTCAACAACAGTTACGTCTCGCCATTACAGACCAACCAAGGCTTTCTGTATGAGTGCGCCGCACTCGACGAATTCGCAGGCGAAGCCCTGGACACCGGTTTGATCGAGCGGAAGGGTGAGGCACTGATGCCGACTATCCAGCCAGCTCAAGACGTTATCGATGCCGCAGTGTGGCGATACCGGATCGACATGGCCGATTGGGAAGCCTGCGAGGATTTTCCTCGCTCTATGATTAACGCGCTTTTCGGCTTCAGGTTAAACGCGGACGCTCGAAATCAAATCGTTCTTCACACACCATATGGTCCAGTCACCGGTGATGCTTCGAGGCATAAAACGGGTGTTGGCTTTCGTTGCTCCATGCCGGAAGATGGTCAAATCTTCGTCACGAAACGAGGGCAAACCTATCCGTTCTTTGTTCGCGGAAACGAGACTGCCGGAGCAGCCTCCGCCGCCGATGGCGCGATCCTCGCGCCGATGCCGGGCAAGGTCATCGCGGTCGATGTGGCCGAGGGCGACAGCGTCACCGCGGGCCAGCGGCTGATGGTGCTCGAGGCGATGAAGATGGAACACGCGCTCACCGCGCCCTTCGACGGGACCGTGACCGAGCTTTCTGCCGCGACAGGCGGGCAGGTGCAGGTCGACGCGGTGCTGGCGGTGGTGGAGCCTGCGGGCGAAGACTAA
- a CDS encoding phytoene/squalene synthase family protein, protein MRSTQSRAGGGRGRAALVRRARESIEKGSYSFSAASRLFDKDTRERSWLLYAWCRRCDDIADGQDHGGDLNLAKSGAVDRVEALRVLTGRALEGQPTADIAFDALGQVAAECGIREELTDDVIDGFALDANGWIPRTEEDLMRYCYHVAGAVGVMMARVMGVPADDTDTLDRACDLGFAFQLANIARDISEDDAVGRCYVPQQWLARADIEPGQHMKPHNRFKLSALSARMIDMMDEYLDAARLGAARLRFRQRWAVLSAARIYGAIGHKVRDRGQNAWNSRTRTNALEKGWHMLAALGEAIVNRPYRPEKMPEWSRGRVLIKIRMDGRVAPMPMTPLREDEAE, encoded by the coding sequence ATGCGCAGCACGCAGAGCCGTGCCGGCGGTGGGCGCGGGCGTGCGGCGCTGGTGCGCCGGGCGCGCGAGAGCATCGAGAAGGGGTCCTACAGCTTTTCCGCCGCCAGCCGCCTGTTCGACAAGGACACGCGGGAGCGCAGCTGGCTCCTCTACGCCTGGTGCCGCCGATGTGACGATATCGCGGACGGGCAGGATCACGGGGGCGACCTTAACCTCGCCAAGTCCGGCGCGGTGGACCGGGTGGAGGCGCTGCGCGTGCTGACCGGCCGGGCGCTTGAAGGCCAGCCCACCGCCGACATCGCCTTCGATGCGCTGGGCCAGGTGGCCGCCGAATGCGGCATCCGAGAGGAGCTGACGGACGACGTAATCGACGGCTTCGCGCTGGACGCGAACGGCTGGATCCCGCGCACCGAGGAAGACCTGATGCGCTATTGCTACCATGTCGCGGGGGCAGTGGGCGTGATGATGGCGCGCGTGATGGGCGTCCCGGCGGACGACACCGACACGCTGGACCGCGCCTGCGACCTCGGCTTTGCCTTCCAGCTCGCCAATATCGCGCGCGACATCAGCGAGGATGACGCCGTGGGCCGCTGCTACGTCCCGCAGCAATGGCTCGCACGCGCGGATATCGAACCCGGCCAGCACATGAAGCCGCACAACCGCTTCAAGCTGTCCGCCCTGTCGGCCCGCATGATCGACATGATGGACGAATATCTCGACGCCGCGCGGCTGGGTGCGGCGCGGCTTCGTTTCCGGCAGCGCTGGGCCGTACTGTCCGCCGCGCGCATTTACGGCGCCATCGGCCACAAGGTCCGCGACCGCGGGCAGAACGCCTGGAACAGCCGCACGCGCACCAATGCGCTGGAGAAAGGCTGGCACATGCTCGCCGCGCTGGGCGAGGCCATTGTCAACCGCCCCTACCGGCCGGAAAAGATGCCCGAGTGGAGCCGTGGGCGCGTCCTCATCAAAATCCGCATGGACGGGCGCGTGGCCCCCATGCCGATGACGCCGCTGCGCGAGGACGAGGCGGAGTAA
- a CDS encoding TIGR00730 family Rossman fold protein, producing the protein MKRLAVYCGSASPEDGRYVELARDVGAALAERGIGVVYGGGRLGMMGALASGALEAGGEVIGVIPEALTGGAAGDAKGGEVANHDCTELHVVANMHARKQAFTDLSDGFITLPGGVGTMDELWEAVSWAQLGYHSKPVGLLNAFGFYDGLLAFRDQMAGVGFVRPMHAGIIIDAANLDSLLEKMESYVPHRTIFEMKAEDL; encoded by the coding sequence ATGAAGCGGCTGGCGGTTTACTGCGGCTCCGCCTCGCCGGAGGATGGGCGCTATGTGGAGCTGGCGCGCGATGTCGGCGCGGCGCTGGCCGAGCGCGGCATCGGGGTCGTTTATGGCGGCGGGAGGCTGGGCATGATGGGTGCGCTTGCGTCCGGTGCGCTGGAGGCGGGCGGCGAGGTGATCGGCGTGATCCCTGAAGCGCTGACCGGCGGCGCGGCTGGCGATGCAAAGGGCGGCGAAGTTGCCAATCATGACTGCACCGAGCTGCACGTGGTCGCCAACATGCATGCTCGCAAGCAGGCCTTCACCGACCTTAGCGACGGTTTCATCACACTGCCCGGCGGCGTTGGGACAATGGACGAGCTGTGGGAAGCGGTCAGCTGGGCGCAGCTCGGCTACCATTCCAAGCCCGTAGGCCTTCTCAATGCCTTCGGCTTCTACGACGGCCTGCTGGCATTTCGCGACCAGATGGCGGGCGTCGGCTTCGTGCGGCCGATGCATGCCGGGATAATTATCGACGCGGCAAACCTCGACAGCCTGCTCGAAAAGATGGAAAGCTATGTTCCGCATCGCACCATCTTCGAGATGAAGGCCGAGGATCTTTGA
- a CDS encoding phytoene desaturase produces the protein MSSAPIAQNAAADTANTRTACVVGSGFGGMALAMRLQSAGIATTVVEARDKPGGRAYHWQKDGFTFDAGPTVITDPDCLRELWSISGHEMEEDVELMKVMPFYRLNWPDGTNFDYSNDEENLFKEIAKLDPADVAGYEAFLEYSAKVYEEGYVKLGSVPFLDFKSMVKAAPALAKHGAWRSVYSVVSKYVRNEKLREALSFHTLLVGGNPMKTSSIYALIHKLEKDGGVWWARGGTNRLIAGMVRQFERLGGTMRVGDPVVQVHCTGDRATSVETRSGWHENFDAVASNADIMHSYKDLLSGTQRGKKNAKSLSRKTYSPSLFVVHFGIEGNWPGIPHHMILFGPRYKGLLDDIYDKGVLPEDFSIYLHHPTVTDPGMAPEGKSTFYALVPVAHMGKLAVDWDQVGPMLEKRILDEIGRRLIPDIHDRIVTKFSYSPADFSQDLNAHLGSAFSLEPVLTQSAFFRGHNRDDKIGNFYLVGAGTHPGAGIPGVVGSAKATAGLMLEDML, from the coding sequence ATGAGCTCTGCCCCGATTGCACAGAACGCCGCCGCCGATACGGCCAACACCCGCACAGCCTGCGTGGTGGGCAGCGGCTTTGGCGGCATGGCGCTGGCCATGCGCCTGCAAAGCGCCGGCATCGCCACCACCGTGGTGGAAGCCCGCGACAAGCCCGGCGGCCGCGCCTATCACTGGCAGAAGGACGGCTTCACCTTCGATGCCGGCCCCACCGTCATCACCGATCCCGACTGCCTGCGCGAATTGTGGTCCATCTCCGGCCACGAGATGGAAGAGGACGTGGAGCTGATGAAGGTCATGCCCTTCTACCGGCTCAACTGGCCCGACGGCACGAATTTCGATTACTCGAATGACGAGGAGAACCTGTTCAAGGAAATCGCCAAGCTCGATCCCGCCGATGTGGCCGGGTACGAGGCGTTCCTGGAATACAGCGCCAAGGTGTACGAGGAAGGCTACGTCAAGCTTGGCAGCGTACCGTTCCTCGATTTCAAGAGCATGGTGAAGGCGGCCCCTGCCCTTGCCAAGCACGGTGCATGGCGCAGCGTCTATTCCGTTGTCAGCAAGTATGTCCGCAACGAGAAGCTGCGCGAGGCGCTGAGCTTCCACACGCTGCTGGTGGGCGGCAACCCGATGAAGACCAGCAGCATCTACGCCCTGATCCACAAGCTGGAGAAGGACGGCGGCGTCTGGTGGGCACGCGGTGGCACGAACCGCCTGATCGCCGGCATGGTGCGGCAATTCGAGCGGCTGGGCGGCACGATGCGCGTGGGCGATCCGGTGGTGCAGGTCCACTGCACGGGCGACCGCGCAACCAGCGTGGAAACGAGGAGCGGCTGGCATGAAAACTTCGACGCCGTGGCCAGCAATGCGGACATCATGCATTCCTACAAGGACCTGCTGTCCGGCACGCAGCGCGGCAAGAAGAACGCAAAGTCGCTCAGCCGGAAGACTTACAGCCCCAGCCTGTTCGTGGTGCATTTCGGGATCGAGGGGAACTGGCCCGGCATCCCGCACCACATGATCCTGTTCGGCCCGCGCTACAAAGGCCTGCTGGACGATATCTATGACAAGGGCGTGCTGCCGGAAGATTTCAGCATTTACCTGCATCACCCCACCGTGACCGATCCCGGCATGGCGCCGGAGGGCAAGAGCACCTTCTACGCCCTCGTCCCCGTGGCACACATGGGCAAGCTGGCGGTGGACTGGGACCAGGTCGGCCCGATGCTGGAGAAGCGGATCCTGGACGAGATCGGCCGCCGCCTGATCCCCGACATCCACGACCGGATCGTGACCAAGTTCAGCTACTCCCCGGCAGATTTCTCGCAAGATCTGAATGCCCACCTCGGCAGCGCCTTCAGCCTCGAACCGGTCCTGACCCAGAGCGCCTTCTTCCGCGGCCACAACCGCGACGACAAGATCGGCAATTTCTACCTCGTGGGCGCAGGCACGCACCCCGGGGCCGGCATCCCCGGTGTCGTCGGCAGCGCCAAGGCAACTGCGGGGCTGATGCTGGAAGACATGCTCTGA
- the crtY gene encoding lycopene beta-cyclase CrtY has translation MGRDFDIAIVGGGLAGGLIALALRRHAPDVSVGLFEAGEVLGGNHRWSWFDADLDEDGRALLAPFRKTVWDGGYDVRFPGYERHLPSAYNSLASTEFDAALLRELGQQTVHCSRRVEALSATGIRLANGGDVTARTVIDCRDGADWSALNGGWQVFMGRHVRTPGPHGIPHPIVMDAAVPQLAPCANGPDNPGAYRFVYVLPLGVDEVFVEDTYYADDPVLDRSALSGRIDEYCNAHGLQGEILGHETGVLPVITGGDFVAFRAANAVPGVVMAGARGGFVHPLTSYTLPFAAQTALAIAREAELPGEQLAALVEAQARRHWSATGFYRMLGQMLFGAADPAERYRIFARFYRLKPGLVERFYAGQSSAGEKLRILSGKPPVSVSSAVRALMTQRPPLKGPS, from the coding sequence ATGGGGCGCGACTTCGATATTGCAATCGTCGGCGGCGGGCTGGCCGGTGGGCTGATAGCCCTCGCCCTGCGCCGCCATGCGCCGGACGTGTCCGTGGGCCTGTTCGAAGCGGGCGAAGTGCTGGGCGGCAATCACCGCTGGAGCTGGTTCGACGCGGACCTGGACGAGGACGGCCGCGCCCTGCTCGCCCCGTTCCGCAAGACCGTATGGGACGGCGGATACGACGTGCGCTTCCCCGGTTACGAGCGGCATTTGCCTTCCGCCTACAATTCGCTCGCCAGCACGGAATTCGACGCGGCACTGCTGCGGGAGCTTGGCCAGCAGACGGTGCATTGCAGCCGCCGGGTCGAGGCGCTCTCCGCCACCGGCATTCGCCTTGCCAATGGAGGGGACGTCACCGCGCGCACGGTCATCGACTGCCGCGACGGGGCGGACTGGAGCGCGCTGAACGGCGGCTGGCAGGTCTTCATGGGCCGCCATGTCCGCACGCCCGGGCCGCATGGCATCCCCCACCCCATCGTGATGGACGCGGCCGTCCCGCAGCTTGCGCCATGCGCAAACGGGCCGGACAATCCGGGCGCTTACCGCTTCGTCTACGTCCTGCCGCTGGGCGTGGACGAGGTGTTCGTGGAGGACACCTATTACGCCGACGATCCCGTGCTGGACCGCAGCGCGCTGTCCGGCCGGATCGACGAATATTGCAACGCCCATGGCCTGCAGGGGGAGATACTGGGCCACGAGACGGGCGTGCTGCCGGTAATCACGGGCGGGGATTTCGTCGCCTTCCGCGCGGCCAATGCCGTGCCCGGCGTAGTGATGGCCGGCGCACGGGGAGGCTTTGTCCACCCCCTCACCAGCTACACCCTGCCCTTCGCGGCGCAGACCGCGCTGGCCATCGCGCGCGAGGCGGAATTGCCGGGCGAGCAGTTGGCCGCATTGGTGGAGGCGCAGGCGCGGCGGCACTGGTCCGCAACCGGCTTTTACCGGATGCTGGGCCAGATGTTGTTCGGCGCGGCCGATCCGGCGGAACGATATCGCATCTTCGCGCGCTTCTATCGGCTGAAGCCCGGCCTAGTCGAACGGTTCTATGCCGGACAGTCCAGCGCAGGTGAAAAACTACGCATCCTTTCGGGCAAGCCGCCCGTATCTGTAAGCAGCGCCGTCCGCGCGCTGATGACCCAAAGACCGCCCCTGAAAGGCCCCTCATGA